The Microscilla marina ATCC 23134 genome contains the following window.
TATTTTAAAACAGGAGATGGCTTTATAGCTGTAGAAGATTTAAAGCTGGAAGGCAAAAAACGCATGGACGTAAAGTCGTTTTTGTCGGGCAATAAGCTGGACTAAGTGCTTTGAGTCTGGAGTTATCAACAACAAGTATTTTTAAACCAAATAAAAAAAGCAGTGGACTGATGTACTTCAGCCACTGCTTTTTGTTTTACTTACATTAGCAGTTTCTTTTTTTTAAAAAGTAATGCCTCGGCAAATGCCCAGGCATTGCTTGAATTTTGGGTACATTAACCCTAATTAACCCTGTAACTGATTTTTTGTATAGTGTACTGTTAAAGTGAATAGTGCTGGTGCACTAAGCTTGAATGTGATACAAAGCTAAGTGAAAGAAAATTAAACCACAAAAACATGGCGTAAGTGGTCGTTTTTACGGCATAAGTGGTAATTTTTCGGAATAAGTCGTTGAAATGGGGGAGATTTAGGCAATCGGACACAAAAAAAAACAGTACCTCGAACAAGTCAAAAGTACTGCTTTTTATTGGGAGTTTCAACCAACAAGGTTACACGTGCTGATCCAGCAAAATCATGTTGCCGTCAGGATCGGTCACCATCGCACTGGCAGCACCCGTAGTGTTTTCGTCGGCCTCGGTGGTCATCTCTACCCCTTGGCTCTTGAGATGTTGTTGAATAGCCCTTACATCGTCAAAAACCTCCGTCTTTTGAGCGTGATCGTCCCACCCTGGGTTAAAAGTTAAAATATTGCCCTCAAACATTCCCTGAAATAAACCAATCAAGGTTTTTTCATTTTTCATAATGAGGTAATTTTTAGCAATGTCACCCGCAAATACGCTAAAGCCAAGTTTTTCATAAAAGGCTTTAGATGCGTGAATATCTTTGACATTCAGACTTACAGAAAATGCGCCTAGTTTCATAATTAATGTTGTTTTGATTCTTCAAAAGTAATTAAGCATAATTATGAATCAAGTACAATAATAGTAGCTAGTTCCTGCCCTATTCGATTGATTATCCTTTCTCCACCACCGAACCATCAGCAAATCGGGCAAAACGTCCTTTTTCGCGGGGGTGTACGTGGTCGTGGGCTGGCCAGGGCCAACCGCCAAACTGAGTAGCCTGAAACATACGCATAGCGCTCTGAATTTCGTGGGCAGTATTCATTACAAAAGGACCGTGTTGTACTACAGGCTCGTCTATAGGTTTGCCCTGTAGTAGTAATAGAAAGCTCTCCTGATCTCCGTTTTCAATCAACACCTCCGCGTCGGCTTGCACCTGTGCCGAGTGGTATGGAGGAACATTTTCTCCAGCTACTTTCAACTGGTTGCCCTTATAAAAATACAAACGGCGGTTGATGCCTGTCGAAGCAAGGGGTAATTGCCATTGCGCGTTGGCATCCATTTTTATTGTCCAGATGGCCAGTTCGTTGGTGGGGTCGGCTGCCCAAGAGTCGGGAGCCGGTGCCGGGGCTTGAGTATCACCAATTTTGCCTGCAATTACATCTACTTTGGTCTGGAGGTTTTGGGCGTCAGTATGTTGGTATACAGGAATGTCTTCGTGCCATAGCATAGCAAAGTGTGGGTTTGCCATTTTTTTGTAACTGGGCAAGTTGAGCCATATCTGAAACAGTTCAAAAGGGTTGTTGGATTCTTGGTTGAGCAAGGGAAACATTTCGGAGTGTTGTACACCTTTGCCAGCAGTCATCCATTGCACATCGCCATTGCCAAAGCGCCCGGCAGCTCCCAGCGAATCAGAATGATCTACCAACCCGGTTTTGGCTATAGTCACTGTTTCAAAACCTCGGTGGGGGTGTGCCGGAAAGCCAGGCACGGTTTGCCCATGATACATTCTAAACCCTTCTTTGATGGTAAAGTCGTTGCCCAGGTTTCTGCCTGCCAACGATGCCTTAGGCCCCATTTGCTCGTTTCCGGCGGGGTAAAAATCTTCGTGATGCACACAAAACAGAAAAGGGTCACTGGTTTGCCATGGAAAGCCCAACGGGGCTATTTCTTTGATAGGGTTGTTCATACTGTCTCGTTTAATTGTTTGTTTGAACAATCATAACAAATTTGTGGCGAGGTAAGTTTAAAATGGGGAGGAGTGAAAAATCCCTCAGAATGGAGGCTATATTCAATCTGAGGGATGAACATAATTGTTTTAGACTACTTCACCTAAGAAGCCTTTCATTGTACCCCACTCCTCTACAGTATAGTTAAGTGTGGCTATTAGTTCTTGGGCTGATTGATGATTACAGGTTACCCCCCCTAATAACCTTTCCAGGATATAATCTAGTGTCCAGCCTACATACCGTTTTTTAAGCCCAACACGTGAAGGAACTTGGATTGCTCGTAACTGCTCTAAATCGAAGGTGTTATTGGCTGTGACATAGTCTAAAATACTTTGGTCTGATTGTTTAATAGTCTCCCTCAATTGATTGAAGTCCGTGTTGTTAAGGAACGTTTTAATGGCTGGAGGCAGAATTACTTCTGGGCTATTTTCTTCACAATAATTTTTAGAGTTTACCCAGTGGTCTATATACATTGCTACATCCTCTTCTTTTTCTGTTTCCTGTGTTCTTGTGCTACCATCTCCATATTTGGTCAGGTTATCTAGTTGCCGCTGGGCATTACCACTACTCAAAATCATGTTGCTCTGAAATCCCTGATGGTCACTTACGTTTTGCAGCCTATTGACCATAGATTCGATTCCAGCTTTCATATAATCATAATCATTCCCTATATCTGGAATGGCCATTTCCTTGACTAAATCAATTACATCGTAATAAGCCAAGTCTGTCCCCAGGTCTTTGATCAAGGTTTGTAAGTCTTTATCTGCCAATACACTTCCTGCCGAGTTTTCTACTATATCTATGTGCCCTTCTTCGTTGAGTTCTTTTAGTAGGTGGGCGTGGTCACTTTTGATATTGCCCATGCCTACCTTTCCTACCAAACCTGCTGTTTTTAGTTGGTTCATTAATGTCCAGGCATCAGTCATTGGTTTTTTCTCATTGGTGGCATTGTGCACCATTAAGGCGTCGATTCTTCCATCAAACATTTCAATAACTGGCATCAACCTTTCACTCAGTGCCTTTTGGTCTTCGTTTGCATTAAGATCAAATTTATATACAATTTCTACTTCATTTCTTGGCACTCCCTCTTGCTTAAGGGCTTTGGCAAGCTCTTGTGTATTGTTATAACCTTCTGCACAGTCAAACCTTCTGTATCCAGTTTTTACGGCTGACTTTAATGCTTTTAAATCTTTTCCGTCCACCCCAAAAGTTAGCCAGGCAGCTTCTTTTCCTTTTTCGCTGGGTTGTAAATTAACAAATGTATCTTCTCTGATATATACATCAGGTCCCATCTCTATTCCGTTCAGTTTCACCACCTGGTACCAAACATAGTGTTGAGGACCATCCTCATCTATCTCTCTGTATGTTTCCTGGTTAGGTCCGCGTCTTGAGTCATAGGCATTATCTGTTTCAATCACTACATAATCGCCACGTTTAACTTTGTTTAGTTGATTGCCATCAAAGATAGTTTTATCAACCATTTTTACTAAATGAGTGAGCCCTGTTACTGCTTTTTCAGCTTCTACTCTTTGAATAGGGGAGGTTTGTGTGCTATTTTGGGTAGACTGAAGCACGGTTTGCATAGAATCATCTTTCTTCATTTGCAAAGCCTTGTCACCCATTACATCTGCTTCGCGCTCCAGCCCAGGGTTGTCGTTGATGTTTACATTGCCCTTCATTTGCATAGTAGGCTGTACCCGTCCTTGTTTTTGTTGTACTACGTGCCAGGCTTCGTGGGGAAGGTGTTGTTCTTGTCCGGGGGCAAGGTGTATATCGGTGCCTTGGGCATACGCCTTGGCTTGAAGTTGGGTAGGTTTGTCAGAGTTGCGGTGTACTTTTACATCATTCATCGACTGCCCCGAAAGGTTTTCAATGCCCGACTTGAGGTTATCGGGCAAACCGGTATTGTTTTCTTGGCGTTGCACAGGCTGCTGCTTTGCTTGAATGGTTTCTTTTTGTCCTTTACGTTGTATGGGGCGTTGCTTTGCTTGAACAGTTTCTTGTTGCCCTTGTTGGGTAGTGTAAGGGCTATCTGCTTGTCTTTGTACAACATTGTTGTCTGCTTGTTGAGAAGATGTATTCTGCTCTGCTTGTATATTTTTATACATTAGAATAGCTATTTGGTTAGTTGTTGTGTGATTGATAAAGACCAACAGGGGTGCTCCACAAAATTAATGCGAAACCATCACTTTGTTCACTTAAATAAGCGAAAGTTATTTTAGGTAGGAAAGTTTTTTTGAGGCTATCATATTCAGGCTTTAGCTGGCAGACTGTATCAAATCTTTCACGGTAGCCCGTATCTTGGTAAAATAGTCAGACAACCACTCGTGGGTAAGGTTTTCTGCGGTAATTTGTAAATAAAAATTTTCCATGAGTAAGTCCAGCATATTTTGCGCAAGTGGCACTTTGGGTGCAATGCCTAAATCCAGCGCCCACACCCGCAAAAATGCTTCGGTTACATATTGGGTTGACTTTTCGAAACATAGCCGGAATGCCTCCACCTGGCGGTTTACCCTCAATTGTCGGTTAAACAACAAATCTTGTTTGGCGTCAACCAATACCTCAATCAGGTCGGGTTCTATATTTTTACACTGGTTTTCCCGTTCGGCAATCAAGGCTGCCTGGTGTAAATGATAATGTAGTAAAAACTCGGTAAATACCTCAAGGTCGGCAAAGTGATGATAAAACGAAGATTTACTTTTTTGCACCTTTCGGGCAATCACTTCTACTTTCAAACCTTGTGGACCTGCTTGAGCAAATAATTGGTAGCCTGCCAATACCCAAGGCATTTGCTTATCTTTAATCATATGTTGTATAGTAGCATAATGTTCTGACCCAAAGTTAAGTATAATCAGGCGATTGTTTACAGTTGAACTGCTGTACATTGGTAATTATCTTGAACCTACCTAACACCAATTCGCTTTTGTAACTCGTCAGGCAAAACATATACCTGTTCCTTGGGCAAAAGCTGTTTGGCTTCTTTGTATTTGCCTTGTTTTTTCAACTGACTTATTTTTCTGGTAAGCGGAGTCAAGTCATCAATGGCTACGATCCACTCGTTGTTATATTGCTCAATTAAATGTCGGCTAATGCCTACTTGAATAGAGCGTACCTGAAGTTTGGCACCTCGCAAGGTTCTTTCCGGGTCCCATTGTATGTGTACTTTTGCCTGGCTAAACTTCTGTTCCCAATCGAGCCCGTCGGTATAAATAGCTAAGTCGGGGTGGGTGAGTACCCCCAGCGACAAAGCGTACTCCCAATAGGCTCGTTTGATTTTAATGCCCAAAATAAACTCTTGCTGAGGTTTGGTTGCCCAATTGCTGCGTTCCATCAGCCATAAGTAAGAGGGTTTGATCCAAGTCATGCGCTGAAAAGAAAAAGGTGGAGCGAATTGGTTGACTTTGGTAGCAGGCAGAGCAATTGCTTTACCATACGCCTGGTATACTGTAATCGTGTCGGCATCGTATTGGGCGCGTATTTCCTGGGTGTTATTCATGGTTACAAAATTATTTAATTAAGTAGCCGCAAGTAATTAGCTATAAGCTACAAGTAAGGGTCACTCATCATAAAGCTGTTACACCTACTTATTAGATATGTTTAATGCTGCCTCAGTACTTGTTACTTATAATTTTACTGAAAATGACGAATCATTCCTTTGTAGCAAAGCTCCTTCTGAAAACCAACCCTTGTAGGGAAGTAAGCCTACCCCAATGGCTTAAAATCCCTGCCTTCTTCTAAATAAGCCTCCTGTAGCAGCGGGTCTATGTGCGACGAATAGCCAATTTGATGAGAGTCCTGTTGTCGGGCTTGAGTACAGGCTTTGATCAAAATAGCCTTGATGTGGCGTTCTTTGACTTCATAAAACTTGCTGATGTTTTCGGGCAAACTAGAGGGCGAAAACTCAAAACCAGGCAACAAATGTTGGTGCCAGAGCTTAGCCGCAGCTGCCCCCGATAGCCAAATATCTTCGTTTTGTTCGGTCTTGATGGGCGTGTTTTCTGGGGCAACTTCCGGGTGAGCCGCAGCAGATTGCCCAGCCAACAAGGTCTCAATGGCTTTCTTGAACTGTTCCCATGCAGTATTGGCAGTAGCTTCGTGCGGGTACTTATCGTTGATAATCGCCCTAAAGCCAGGCTTTAGCATAGACAAATTAAACGTTTTGGCTATATCTTGAGCATGCCTTGCCCACACCATACGAATTACAAAATGTATCTCTTCGTCGCTGAGCGACATAGAACGCGTAAAATACTCAGGTAGCTTATCGGGTACATAGCTCCAGCTATCGGGCAAATGCAAGTGCCAAAACTCAAGTTGTTTTTGTTGCTCAGCAGTAAGTGGCGCATTGTCGGTCACCACCACTGACGATATTTCGGGCACTATATCAGGTATTTTTTCAAAAGCAATGTGTTTAAAATCACGCCTTTCTTTGATGAACTCATATTCTATAAACTCCTTCAGGTGGTCTTCATAACTGAGTATATCCGTGCCCAGATCTTCGGCTTTGAGGCAAGCCTGTTTAATAATGTTGCTAATGTTTCCCCCCGTCAAGGCAAACTCATCGCCCAATTGCTGAGGCAATGCTTTGTATTCATATTTAAAACTGGCAGGTATGCTTCTTTCCCATAACAAACGGCAGGCATTGGTGTCGGGCAAAGGTACATGAATATGGGTGAGTATACGTCGGGTAAAAGCCTCGTCCATATTTTCGTCGTGGTTAGTGGCCAAAATTACCACCCCTGAAAACCGCTCTACCCGCTGTAGCAAATATGCCACCTCTTGGTTGGCATAACGGTCTTTACTGTCTTTTACTTCGGTACGCTTGCCAAACAAAGCGTCTGCCTCGTCGACAAACAAAATACATAGTTTTTTTTCAAGGCGGTTAAACACCTTCTCCAGGTTTTTCTCGGTTTCGCCTATGTATTTAGACACTACCCGCGACAGATTGAGGTAATATACCTCTATGCCCAGGTAATTGCCCATGACCGAAGCCGTCATAGTTTTACCCGTACCAGGCTTGCCATAAAGCAGTATCACATAACCTGGTTTAATCTTACCCCCAGTATCTTCTTTTTGCATCAATTTCTCATAATTGCGAATATAGTTCATCGGACCATGTAGCTGTTTGATGATTTTATCGGGCAACACCAGGTCGTCAAAGGTCTTGTTGGTTTGGAGCAAAGTTGCCGGAAAATCAAGATCACTGTCCAGGGTAGGGGCAGGGTCACCCAAAAAATATTTGAGGTGGGCATCGGTGAGTTTGATTGCCTGATAGAGCAAATCTTCGTCAAAAGCGCGTTCCTTGCGTCCGTCAGCTTCTATTTTCATTATATTGTGTTCAAACAACACATGTTGGTGGGTAAAGCTGAGGTGGTGATAAAACTGGTCTTGCAAATCGCTGCCCGACAACAAGAAAAACAAAGTACGCAAAGTAGGGATGAAACGGTTAGAGCCTGCCTCAAGAATACCCCCAAACTCATATTGTTTGTCTACATTTTTATACACCTTTACCAAAGGTTTAAACACCTGCGGAAACGTGCTTCGGGCAATGCCCAACGCCAGCAACAGCCGTTCAGGAACGTCAAACGCTTGTGTATGAACAAACTGTTGATAGTGAGTGTCTTGGCTATGTATGGGTACAGGCGCTATATCAGCAATTGATACAGCTTTGTTTTCATCATTTAATTCATTGATCCGGTGCCTGATGACGCTGTCCAGCCAACTCATTTCGTTAAGTACTGCCTGGTGGTGGAGTAGTTTCATTGATGTATTAGTTAAGTTTTTTTAAGTTTCATTTTTGCGCCTTTCGGCTAATATCTTGATAATTTTTTGGTGCTAGTGCACTAGAAACTAAATTCCTATCACATTATTCGGAGTCTTTAGCTCGCGGACTTTACTTAAAAAAGTTTGCGTAGCTTTGGCTATGCGCACTTTTTGAAGTGCGTCAGCAAACAAAATACCCTCGAATAAATAGCGTATTTATTTAATCCCCAGTGCACTAGTACTCTAGCTTCCTGTATGGTTTGATGGTTGGGGCAAAGCCCAGCATCAGCCCTGTCGACTGTGGACTTCCATCTGCCGATTTTATAAACCGCTAAAAATCAACGTCCTATAAAATCGGTAAGTTGCTTGTAGAGCAGCCTCAAACTTGAAGCACCGATATACATCGGTATCTAAGGACTTGCCCCTAAAAGCACCGATATGCATCGGCATCTAAGGACTTGAGGCTGTAGAAGCTATCGACCAATACTGTTTCCTTAAGGACTTAGCATTAAAAAAACAGCCGCGTGAGCCATCTGCGACAGGCAAAAGCTAAAAGCTTTGTTAAAGAAACAGCATTGGACTATCTACTATTGACCATCGACTGAATACTATCGACTAACCCTTCCCCAACTTCTCTTTACAAATCTTCATTTCTTTAGCCACATAAGACTCCAGGTAAGGGTCGTACAACAAGTAACGCTCAAAATCTTTGAGTGCCCCGGCATAATCTTTCAAGGCAAGCTTGGCTTTGCCCCTATAGGCATATATTTCTGCATACTCCAGCAACCGGGCGCAGTTTTTTTCAAAAAAATCAAATACTTCAACTACCTCCTGATAGTTGCCATTGTCAAGGTATGCCTGCCCTAAGTAAGAGAGTACATCTTCGTTTTTGGGATGTTTTTGGCGATTTTTGTTGAAAACTTCAATGGAACGGTCATATTTTTTGAGCAAATACGCCAACTCCCCCCAATAAAAACCCCAATCTATGTCTTCGGCAATAGAAGGTTTAAGTTTACCTGCCGCCTCAAAGTCTTGCAATGCTTTTTTATTTTGTCGGCTATGGTAATAGCCCACGGCACGCTTCGCGAGCAACTCGGCACGGTTGGGTAAGTTTTTGTTCTTAAGTTGTTCAGTGATTGCTTCAGCTGTGTCGAGGTGGGCAAGTATTTGGTTTACTTCAGCAAGATCTTCGTCTGCCCAGTTGGGGCGTATTTTTAGCGATTGTACGAAGTCAAGTTTAGCTTGTTGATAAAAATGTTTCTCGTCGCGGTAATACACTCCTCGATCCCAATAGGCATCTGCCCGATCATCGTCTTGGCGACTAAAGTTAATAGCAAGCCCAAAATGAAGCTCTGCCTGGGCAAAGTCTTTTAATTTTATGTATAGTTCGGCAATTTGACTGTGGTATTCGCCTGCATCCTTAAAGTTGAGCTTTGCTGCTGCCTCATAGCCAGCAATGGCTTGCTTAAGTTGCCCAGAGTACTCGTACATGGTAGCCTGGTTATTTACAAACTTTTCATTTTGGGCGT
Protein-coding sequences here:
- a CDS encoding VOC family protein, translated to MKLGAFSVSLNVKDIHASKAFYEKLGFSVFAGDIAKNYLIMKNEKTLIGLFQGMFEGNILTFNPGWDDHAQKTEVFDDVRAIQQHLKSQGVEMTTEADENTTGAASAMVTDPDGNMILLDQHV
- a CDS encoding pirin family protein, translated to MNNPIKEIAPLGFPWQTSDPFLFCVHHEDFYPAGNEQMGPKASLAGRNLGNDFTIKEGFRMYHGQTVPGFPAHPHRGFETVTIAKTGLVDHSDSLGAAGRFGNGDVQWMTAGKGVQHSEMFPLLNQESNNPFELFQIWLNLPSYKKMANPHFAMLWHEDIPVYQHTDAQNLQTKVDVIAGKIGDTQAPAPAPDSWAADPTNELAIWTIKMDANAQWQLPLASTGINRRLYFYKGNQLKVAGENVPPYHSAQVQADAEVLIENGDQESFLLLLQGKPIDEPVVQHGPFVMNTAHEIQSAMRMFQATQFGGWPWPAHDHVHPREKGRFARFADGSVVEKG
- a CDS encoding aldo/keto reductase; this encodes MYKNIQAEQNTSSQQADNNVVQRQADSPYTTQQGQQETVQAKQRPIQRKGQKETIQAKQQPVQRQENNTGLPDNLKSGIENLSGQSMNDVKVHRNSDKPTQLQAKAYAQGTDIHLAPGQEQHLPHEAWHVVQQKQGRVQPTMQMKGNVNINDNPGLEREADVMGDKALQMKKDDSMQTVLQSTQNSTQTSPIQRVEAEKAVTGLTHLVKMVDKTIFDGNQLNKVKRGDYVVIETDNAYDSRRGPNQETYREIDEDGPQHYVWYQVVKLNGIEMGPDVYIREDTFVNLQPSEKGKEAAWLTFGVDGKDLKALKSAVKTGYRRFDCAEGYNNTQELAKALKQEGVPRNEVEIVYKFDLNANEDQKALSERLMPVIEMFDGRIDALMVHNATNEKKPMTDAWTLMNQLKTAGLVGKVGMGNIKSDHAHLLKELNEEGHIDIVENSAGSVLADKDLQTLIKDLGTDLAYYDVIDLVKEMAIPDIGNDYDYMKAGIESMVNRLQNVSDHQGFQSNMILSSGNAQRQLDNLTKYGDGSTRTQETEKEEDVAMYIDHWVNSKNYCEENSPEVILPPAIKTFLNNTDFNQLRETIKQSDQSILDYVTANNTFDLEQLRAIQVPSRVGLKKRYVGWTLDYILERLLGGVTCNHQSAQELIATLNYTVEEWGTMKGFLGEVV
- a CDS encoding TetR/AcrR family transcriptional regulator, with protein sequence MYSSSTVNNRLIILNFGSEHYATIQHMIKDKQMPWVLAGYQLFAQAGPQGLKVEVIARKVQKSKSSFYHHFADLEVFTEFLLHYHLHQAALIAERENQCKNIEPDLIEVLVDAKQDLLFNRQLRVNRQVEAFRLCFEKSTQYVTEAFLRVWALDLGIAPKVPLAQNMLDLLMENFYLQITAENLTHEWLSDYFTKIRATVKDLIQSAS
- a CDS encoding DUF4291 domain-containing protein; translation: MNNTQEIRAQYDADTITVYQAYGKAIALPATKVNQFAPPFSFQRMTWIKPSYLWLMERSNWATKPQQEFILGIKIKRAYWEYALSLGVLTHPDLAIYTDGLDWEQKFSQAKVHIQWDPERTLRGAKLQVRSIQVGISRHLIEQYNNEWIVAIDDLTPLTRKISQLKKQGKYKEAKQLLPKEQVYVLPDELQKRIGVR
- a CDS encoding ATP-binding protein codes for the protein MKLLHHQAVLNEMSWLDSVIRHRINELNDENKAVSIADIAPVPIHSQDTHYQQFVHTQAFDVPERLLLALGIARSTFPQVFKPLVKVYKNVDKQYEFGGILEAGSNRFIPTLRTLFFLLSGSDLQDQFYHHLSFTHQHVLFEHNIMKIEADGRKERAFDEDLLYQAIKLTDAHLKYFLGDPAPTLDSDLDFPATLLQTNKTFDDLVLPDKIIKQLHGPMNYIRNYEKLMQKEDTGGKIKPGYVILLYGKPGTGKTMTASVMGNYLGIEVYYLNLSRVVSKYIGETEKNLEKVFNRLEKKLCILFVDEADALFGKRTEVKDSKDRYANQEVAYLLQRVERFSGVVILATNHDENMDEAFTRRILTHIHVPLPDTNACRLLWERSIPASFKYEYKALPQQLGDEFALTGGNISNIIKQACLKAEDLGTDILSYEDHLKEFIEYEFIKERRDFKHIAFEKIPDIVPEISSVVVTDNAPLTAEQQKQLEFWHLHLPDSWSYVPDKLPEYFTRSMSLSDEEIHFVIRMVWARHAQDIAKTFNLSMLKPGFRAIINDKYPHEATANTAWEQFKKAIETLLAGQSAAAHPEVAPENTPIKTEQNEDIWLSGAAAAKLWHQHLLPGFEFSPSSLPENISKFYEVKERHIKAILIKACTQARQQDSHQIGYSSHIDPLLQEAYLEEGRDFKPLG